From a single Gracilimonas sp. genomic region:
- the recN gene encoding DNA repair protein RecN produces MIKSLYIKDFALIDELEVDFEEGLNILTGQTGAGKSIIIGALNMILGERADTDVIRQGKDKAISEATIRVGEDADLRALLEENEVEFSEYLILRREIRNTGSRAFINDTPVNIGVLKAAGDLLVDLHGQHDHQLLLKEENHQGVIDGFGEVEPILKDYKAEYKKMTELQKELRLLQKRENELQEKTELYRFQVQELEEARLGEIYLEQLESEMNLLDNAEVLDQKAAAISEMADTDDGNIVQLLNFLKLNLEDLARIEPEFENYLKEINAARVSVNEAIAFAERYRNSIEFNPKRLEELRQRQSELNRLQKKYQRDLPELISYLHEIQRELSIADNFDLEIEKLENQIQMQAKELKDKAILLHQTRLKIGEELAVQIQQELAKVGIPHSKLDVRVDWLLSDNGWVEVEGKQIECTETGCDDLRMFISTNKGEEPKPLAKIASGGEISRVMLALKSILAKEQSLPVMIFDEIDTGISGEISEKVGASMRKLSEHCQIIAITHQPQIASQAHKHYKVAKAEEGERTVSKIIPLSDEEHIHEIASLMSGSQISESALNSARELIEKNTFKN; encoded by the coding sequence ATGATAAAAAGCTTATACATAAAAGATTTTGCGCTCATTGATGAGTTGGAGGTCGATTTTGAGGAAGGGTTGAATATTTTGACCGGGCAGACGGGTGCCGGGAAGTCGATTATTATTGGAGCATTGAATATGATTCTGGGTGAACGGGCCGACACCGATGTAATCCGCCAGGGAAAAGACAAAGCCATCTCAGAAGCAACCATACGGGTGGGAGAAGATGCCGACTTAAGAGCCCTGCTTGAAGAAAACGAGGTTGAATTCAGTGAATACCTGATACTGCGCCGGGAAATTCGGAATACAGGAAGTCGTGCTTTCATTAATGATACTCCGGTTAACATAGGTGTACTGAAAGCAGCAGGAGATTTACTGGTAGATTTACACGGTCAGCATGATCATCAGCTTTTGCTGAAAGAAGAGAATCACCAGGGAGTAATTGATGGTTTTGGTGAGGTGGAGCCTATTCTTAAAGATTACAAGGCTGAATACAAGAAAATGACCGAGCTTCAAAAAGAGCTGCGTTTACTTCAAAAGAGAGAAAACGAGCTTCAGGAGAAGACGGAATTGTACCGGTTCCAAGTGCAGGAACTGGAAGAAGCACGGCTTGGGGAAATATACCTGGAACAGCTGGAGTCGGAGATGAATCTGCTGGATAATGCAGAAGTGCTTGATCAGAAGGCAGCCGCTATATCCGAGATGGCGGATACTGATGACGGCAACATCGTACAGCTGTTGAATTTTCTGAAGCTGAACCTGGAAGACCTTGCACGTATTGAACCTGAATTCGAAAATTATCTTAAGGAAATTAACGCCGCAAGGGTAAGTGTGAATGAAGCCATCGCTTTTGCTGAGCGATACCGCAACAGTATTGAGTTCAACCCAAAGAGGCTGGAAGAGCTCCGCCAGCGGCAGTCGGAACTGAACCGCCTTCAGAAAAAATACCAGCGTGATTTACCGGAACTCATCAGCTATCTTCATGAAATTCAGCGTGAGCTTTCCATTGCTGATAACTTCGACCTTGAAATCGAGAAGCTTGAAAATCAAATACAAATGCAGGCGAAGGAGCTGAAAGACAAGGCCATTCTGCTTCACCAAACCCGACTTAAGATTGGAGAAGAGCTCGCTGTTCAAATTCAACAGGAGCTGGCCAAAGTGGGAATTCCTCATTCCAAACTGGATGTACGGGTAGATTGGCTGCTATCCGACAATGGCTGGGTTGAAGTGGAAGGCAAACAGATAGAATGCACCGAAACCGGCTGCGATGACTTGCGCATGTTCATATCCACTAATAAAGGTGAGGAGCCTAAGCCACTGGCCAAAATTGCTTCGGGCGGCGAGATCAGTCGGGTAATGCTGGCGTTGAAATCCATTCTGGCAAAAGAGCAAAGCCTCCCGGTTATGATATTTGATGAAATTGATACCGGAATCAGCGGGGAGATCTCTGAAAAAGTGGGAGCTTCCATGCGTAAATTATCGGAGCACTGCCAGATTATTGCGATCACGCACCAGCCTCAAATTGCAAGTCAGGCCCACAAACACTACAAAGTAGCTAAAGCTGAAGAGGGCGAACGAACCGTTTCGAAAATCATCCCGCTTTCGGATGAAGAGCACATCCATGAAATAGCCAGCTTAATGAGCGGTTCCCAAATTTCAGAATCGGCCCTTAACAGCGCCCGTGAACTTATAGAGAAGAATACCTTTAAAAATTGA
- a CDS encoding four helix bundle protein, with product MVKKNLIQDKSFEFSLSIIHLYRKLVQQKEYIISKQLLRSGTSIGANIEEALAGFSKKDFIFKMSISSKEARETRYWLRLLKESDLTNINLDSYLLQIDEIINILTSIVKTTQSRNP from the coding sequence ATGGTTAAAAAGAATCTCATCCAGGATAAAAGCTTTGAATTTTCATTGAGTATTATTCACCTTTACAGAAAATTAGTTCAGCAAAAAGAATATATCATTTCAAAGCAACTCTTAAGAAGTGGAACAAGTATCGGAGCGAATATTGAAGAAGCATTAGCCGGATTCTCAAAAAAAGACTTTATCTTTAAGATGTCCATTTCCTCTAAAGAAGCAAGAGAAACCAGATACTGGTTACGCTTATTAAAGGAAAGTGATCTTACAAACATCAACTTAGATTCTTACTTACTTCAGATTGATGAAATAATTAATATTCTAACTTCGATTGTAAAAACCACTCAGAGCAGAAATCCATAA
- a CDS encoding RluA family pseudouridine synthase, whose product MEKKAGKDRQSTIYEHTVPDGQHTDIRLDKYITSFVENASRTKVQEAIKDGYVEVNGNKEKPSYIMQPGDEIFIELPQPPPPEAKPEKMDLNIVYEDDEIIIVNKEAGMVVHPAYGNWSGTMVNGLMYHVDELAGDDEDENLRPGIVHRLDKDTSGLLVVAKNDETLAKLSGLFQEKDVERTYWAIVWGTPEEEGTIEGDIGRSKRDRKLMTVKPEGQGKSAVTHYKVLEYFDYLSLVEVKLETGRTHQIRVHFAHMGHHVFGDPTYGGTSVRYGPNTGSRKSMFHNLITGLGRQALHAKTLGFEHPATGEMVSFDSELPKDFQHVLTMLQENCKQEY is encoded by the coding sequence ATGGAAAAGAAAGCAGGCAAAGACCGACAGAGTACAATTTACGAACACACCGTCCCGGACGGGCAGCATACTGATATCCGTCTGGATAAATATATTACCTCCTTTGTGGAAAATGCTTCACGAACGAAAGTGCAGGAAGCCATCAAAGACGGCTACGTGGAAGTGAATGGAAATAAGGAAAAACCGTCGTACATCATGCAGCCGGGAGACGAAATATTCATCGAGCTGCCACAGCCCCCTCCCCCGGAAGCCAAGCCTGAGAAAATGGATCTTAATATTGTTTATGAGGATGATGAGATTATCATCGTGAACAAAGAAGCCGGAATGGTGGTGCACCCCGCATATGGAAACTGGTCGGGTACTATGGTCAATGGCCTGATGTATCACGTGGATGAGCTGGCCGGTGATGATGAGGATGAGAACCTGCGCCCGGGCATCGTTCATCGCCTGGATAAAGACACCAGTGGGTTGTTGGTTGTTGCCAAGAACGATGAAACACTGGCTAAACTCAGCGGTTTGTTTCAGGAGAAAGATGTGGAACGAACCTACTGGGCTATCGTCTGGGGAACACCGGAAGAAGAAGGCACCATCGAAGGTGATATAGGCAGATCTAAACGCGACCGGAAGCTGATGACCGTGAAACCGGAAGGACAGGGCAAATCAGCCGTCACCCATTACAAAGTACTTGAATATTTTGACTACCTGAGCCTGGTTGAAGTAAAGCTCGAAACCGGACGCACACATCAGATCAGGGTGCACTTTGCCCATATGGGTCATCATGTATTTGGAGACCCAACCTATGGCGGAACTTCCGTACGTTATGGTCCCAATACCGGTTCCCGAAAATCCATGTTTCATAATCTGATCACCGGACTTGGCCGGCAAGCTCTTCATGCCAAAACCCTTGGTTTTGAGCATCCTGCAACCGGCGAAATGGTTAGTTTTGATTCGGAGTTACCTAAAGACTTCCAGCATGTACTAACGATGCTTCAAGAAAACTGTAAGCAGGAATACTAA
- a CDS encoding hemolysin family protein: MGLLIFYLILAIGVSFLCSILEAVLLSITPSFVAVLEREDAKSGKILRDLKQDIDRPLSAILSLNTIAHTVGAAGVGAQAQVVFGNAYVSITSAILTLLILVFSEIIPKTLGATYWKKLSGFAARVTNVLIYITYPLVLLSQGITKILSSEEKQPTVSREEFSAMADVGFEEGVFEEGESNIFKNLIRFRSLRVKDIMTPRIVVVKFQEDQTIKEILDKKDELRVSRMPVFGEDDEDITGYVLKNDLYYNLSEENGDKKLKEIKREVLIVPETISLKTLFERLLEKQEHIAVVVDEYGGLSGVVTMEDVVETLLGMEIVDEIDAIEDMQKLARQKWRERAKRLGIVLPEKLKQQSEKA; this comes from the coding sequence ATGGGATTACTGATTTTTTATTTGATACTGGCTATTGGAGTCTCCTTTTTGTGCTCCATTCTGGAAGCCGTACTACTTTCTATTACGCCATCATTTGTGGCTGTGCTGGAGCGGGAAGATGCCAAAAGTGGAAAGATACTGCGCGATTTAAAGCAGGATATCGATCGCCCGCTTTCTGCGATATTAAGCCTTAACACCATAGCGCACACCGTGGGTGCTGCCGGAGTAGGAGCCCAGGCACAGGTGGTATTTGGGAACGCCTACGTTAGTATTACCTCGGCTATACTCACCCTGCTGATTTTGGTGTTCTCTGAAATCATCCCCAAAACCCTTGGTGCTACTTACTGGAAAAAGTTATCCGGTTTTGCAGCACGTGTTACTAATGTACTCATCTATATTACATACCCCTTGGTGTTGCTGTCACAGGGAATCACAAAAATACTTTCCAGTGAAGAAAAACAACCCACGGTAAGTCGCGAAGAATTTAGTGCGATGGCGGACGTGGGTTTCGAAGAAGGCGTTTTTGAAGAAGGTGAATCGAATATCTTTAAAAACCTGATTCGGTTTCGGTCGCTGCGAGTCAAGGATATTATGACGCCGCGTATAGTAGTGGTGAAATTTCAGGAAGATCAAACCATTAAAGAAATCCTGGATAAAAAAGACGAGCTGCGGGTATCCCGGATGCCTGTTTTTGGGGAAGATGATGAAGACATCACCGGCTATGTGTTGAAGAACGATCTGTATTATAATCTTTCGGAAGAGAACGGGGATAAAAAGCTGAAAGAAATAAAACGGGAGGTGCTGATTGTGCCGGAAACCATTTCCCTGAAAACCCTTTTTGAACGCCTTCTCGAGAAACAGGAGCACATTGCAGTGGTGGTTGATGAGTATGGCGGTCTCTCCGGTGTTGTGACCATGGAGGATGTAGTAGAAACCTTGCTGGGTATGGAAATCGTAGATGAGATTGACGCCATAGAAGACATGCAGAAGCTGGCTCGCCAAAAATGGAGAGAGCGGGCTAAACGCCTCGGTATCGTTCTTCCGGAAAAGCTAAAACAGCAGAGCGAGAAAGCTTAA
- a CDS encoding aspartate kinase: MQINVLKFGGTSMADHKSWKQVLEIISKYEFPVVVVSATARTTRLLVEAGELAGQGKLNEALEISDGIKNRHNKIVEDFLEENPHEKNKLIKDSCRRNTEAKIGKLNKLLTYTERQGTLSPQMKDAIAGMGEQISSYLLAQCGLALNMMTQHIEARKIIKTDAEYGKANPNLLEINQRCGSLETVLENGFIPIIGGFYGESPKKTITTLGFEGSDYTASLIGGAVNAETIEIWTDVSGIYTSDPRFIPEAKPLDEMSYFDATEMAYFGAKVLHPSTLKPAQERNIPVFVKNMFEPEASGTKIIRESHHDLDVLAISFKQDVATLTISAYETVMGYSFLTKVFSVLEKHRLAVDAVNTTEASVTIALSDSSLLDTLSKEFIEVGNVSLAKDKGLLTLIGCSVNSAQKLTEHIFGALGDVPLDLISFSKEKRILNLVLNNEELIGVAQRIHKKLF, encoded by the coding sequence ATGCAGATTAACGTACTTAAATTTGGCGGCACTTCCATGGCCGACCACAAATCCTGGAAGCAGGTATTAGAAATCATCAGCAAATATGAATTTCCGGTAGTGGTGGTATCCGCTACTGCCCGAACCACCCGACTATTGGTGGAGGCCGGTGAACTTGCCGGACAGGGTAAACTAAATGAAGCCCTGGAAATATCTGATGGCATAAAAAACCGACATAACAAAATCGTTGAAGACTTCCTGGAAGAAAATCCGCATGAAAAGAATAAGCTGATTAAAGACAGCTGCCGGAGGAACACAGAAGCTAAAATCGGCAAGCTGAATAAACTACTCACTTACACGGAGCGGCAGGGCACCCTTTCACCGCAAATGAAAGATGCTATAGCCGGGATGGGCGAACAAATCTCATCGTATCTGCTTGCTCAATGTGGACTTGCCCTGAACATGATGACGCAACATATCGAGGCCCGAAAAATCATCAAAACAGACGCTGAGTATGGAAAGGCCAATCCCAATCTGTTGGAAATTAATCAGCGTTGTGGTTCGCTGGAAACTGTTCTTGAAAACGGATTTATCCCCATTATCGGTGGTTTTTATGGGGAATCGCCAAAGAAGACCATTACCACTCTTGGCTTTGAGGGATCAGATTACACCGCCAGCCTGATTGGCGGCGCGGTTAATGCTGAAACCATTGAAATCTGGACCGATGTGAGTGGGATTTACACCAGCGACCCCCGGTTCATACCGGAAGCAAAACCCCTGGATGAGATGAGCTATTTTGATGCCACGGAAATGGCCTATTTCGGAGCAAAAGTGCTTCATCCCTCCACTTTAAAACCGGCGCAGGAGCGGAACATCCCTGTTTTTGTGAAAAACATGTTTGAACCTGAAGCCTCCGGGACTAAGATTATTCGAGAATCTCATCACGACCTGGATGTGCTGGCTATCTCGTTTAAGCAAGATGTAGCTACACTCACTATCAGTGCATATGAAACGGTAATGGGCTACTCTTTTCTCACTAAAGTCTTTTCTGTTTTGGAAAAGCACCGGCTGGCCGTTGATGCCGTAAATACCACCGAAGCTTCTGTTACCATCGCCCTGTCCGATTCTTCTTTACTGGATACTCTTTCCAAAGAGTTTATAGAAGTTGGGAACGTAAGCCTGGCAAAAGACAAGGGTCTTTTAACCTTGATTGGATGCTCTGTAAACTCTGCCCAAAAGCTGACTGAACATATTTTTGGCGCGCTCGGAGACGTCCCGCTTGACCTGATTTCATTCAGCAAGGAAAAACGAATTCTCAACCTGGTGCTAAATAATGAAGAGCTGATCGGGGTTGCTCAGCGAATACATAAAAAGCTGTTTTAA
- a CDS encoding NAD(P)/FAD-dependent oxidoreductase, producing the protein MSEENLQVAVIGGGAAGFFSAISAKRHHPEAKVTIYEKTDKLLAKVRISGGGRCNVTHHCFDIRELVKFYPRGERPLKKAFGMWSPTDTVHWFESRGVELKTESDGRMFPVTDDSETIINCLMEETQKLGIGIKTKSNIKSISKTENGYELGFHRGGRTSADKVIVATGGSPRTKGFDWLRELGHEIEEPVPSLFTFNMPDEPIKELMGVVAEPVAIKIMGSNLSSSGPLLITHWGMSGPAVLKLSAFGARDFHAMDYDFKILLNWTGERPEQEVRSILKEVEDNHPKKKIANVNPFELPGRLWEFLLGKLDLSDDMIWQNMGKKNINRLVHLLTNDVYQVKGKTTFKEEFVTCGGISLTDVDMKTMESRKSPDLYFAGEVLDIDGVTGGFNFQAAWTTGYISGKLN; encoded by the coding sequence ATGAGTGAAGAGAATCTACAAGTTGCGGTTATAGGCGGGGGAGCGGCCGGCTTTTTCAGTGCCATTTCCGCAAAGCGCCATCATCCTGAAGCCAAAGTTACTATCTATGAAAAAACGGATAAACTACTCGCCAAGGTGCGAATTTCCGGGGGCGGAAGATGTAATGTAACCCACCATTGTTTTGATATTCGGGAATTGGTGAAATTTTATCCGAGAGGAGAGCGGCCTCTGAAAAAGGCATTCGGGATGTGGTCGCCAACCGACACAGTGCATTGGTTTGAAAGCCGGGGTGTAGAGCTCAAAACCGAATCGGATGGCCGCATGTTTCCGGTTACCGACGATTCCGAAACCATCATTAACTGCCTGATGGAGGAAACGCAAAAGTTGGGAATAGGAATCAAAACCAAGTCGAATATTAAGAGCATCAGTAAAACCGAAAATGGGTATGAATTGGGATTCCATCGAGGGGGGCGTACATCAGCTGATAAAGTAATTGTGGCAACCGGAGGCAGTCCACGTACCAAAGGATTTGATTGGCTGCGTGAGCTTGGTCACGAGATCGAAGAGCCGGTTCCTTCTCTGTTTACTTTTAACATGCCGGATGAACCGATTAAGGAGTTAATGGGGGTTGTGGCGGAACCGGTTGCAATAAAAATTATGGGTTCTAACCTGAGCAGCAGTGGTCCATTACTCATTACGCATTGGGGAATGAGCGGGCCGGCTGTGCTGAAACTTTCGGCTTTTGGGGCACGGGACTTTCATGCCATGGATTACGATTTCAAGATCCTGCTAAACTGGACAGGGGAAAGGCCGGAGCAGGAAGTGCGGAGTATTTTGAAAGAAGTGGAAGACAACCATCCCAAAAAGAAAATTGCAAATGTAAATCCATTTGAGCTGCCGGGAAGGCTTTGGGAATTCCTGCTGGGCAAACTTGATCTGAGCGATGATATGATCTGGCAAAACATGGGCAAAAAGAACATTAACCGGTTGGTACACTTGCTTACCAACGATGTGTACCAGGTTAAAGGGAAAACTACTTTTAAGGAAGAGTTTGTAACCTGTGGTGGTATAAGTTTGACGGATGTAGATATGAAAACCATGGAGAGCCGAAAATCACCGGATCTTTATTTTGCAGGTGAAGTGCTGGATATCGATGGCGTAACCGGCGGTTTCAACTTTCAGGCTGCATGGACTACCGGTTATATATCGGGGAAGTTGAATTGA
- the lysA gene encoding diaminopimelate decarboxylase: MFPNIVISALQEFKTPYFFYDLDVLRNTLEQVKKHAISKGFHVHFALKANNQTRILNVIRESGLGADCVSGGEVQRAIDSGFSPDEIAFAGVGKSDEEIELGLKHDIFCFNCESTQELDVLNELAGQHGKKARVALRLNPNVEADTHKYITTGLNENKFGINESDLDTVLDKFPDLENLELIGIHFHIGSQIEKFTPFEELCSKANALNNYIEDKGFKLTVINVGGGFGINYDHPNDHSVPDFERFFSLFEENIKLKNHQSLHFELGRSVAGQCGSLITRVLYTKEGKAKNFAIVDAGMTELIRPALYQAKHRIDVLTSDKGEKTYDVVGPICESSDTFRKDVSIPEVQRGDLIAIRSAGAYGEVMRSAYNLREANPSVYSDDIDEIE, from the coding sequence ATGTTTCCTAATATTGTGATTTCTGCGCTACAGGAATTTAAAACCCCTTATTTTTTCTACGATCTTGATGTCCTTCGAAATACTCTTGAACAAGTTAAGAAACATGCCATTTCAAAAGGATTTCACGTCCATTTTGCGCTAAAGGCGAATAACCAAACACGCATTCTTAATGTAATCAGGGAATCAGGCCTCGGCGCCGACTGTGTAAGCGGCGGAGAAGTACAGAGAGCGATAGATTCCGGTTTTTCCCCGGATGAAATTGCCTTTGCCGGGGTTGGTAAAAGTGATGAAGAAATTGAGCTTGGATTGAAGCACGACATTTTTTGCTTTAACTGTGAATCTACCCAGGAACTCGATGTGTTGAATGAACTGGCCGGACAGCATGGGAAGAAAGCACGGGTGGCCTTGCGACTTAACCCCAATGTGGAAGCCGACACTCATAAATACATCACCACCGGGTTGAATGAAAATAAGTTCGGAATTAATGAATCGGATCTGGATACCGTTCTTGACAAATTTCCGGACCTGGAAAACCTGGAGCTCATTGGTATTCACTTTCACATCGGTTCACAAATAGAAAAATTTACCCCTTTTGAGGAGCTCTGCTCCAAAGCCAATGCACTTAATAATTACATTGAAGACAAAGGTTTTAAACTGACCGTGATTAATGTGGGCGGTGGATTTGGTATCAATTATGATCACCCCAATGACCATTCTGTACCTGATTTTGAGCGTTTCTTCAGTCTGTTTGAAGAAAACATCAAGCTTAAAAACCACCAGAGCTTACACTTCGAATTGGGACGTTCAGTAGCCGGGCAATGCGGAAGTCTGATCACGCGTGTTCTCTATACAAAAGAAGGAAAGGCCAAGAACTTTGCTATCGTTGATGCGGGGATGACAGAGCTTATTCGTCCGGCTCTGTATCAGGCCAAACACCGCATTGATGTACTCACCAGCGATAAAGGTGAAAAAACCTATGATGTGGTCGGCCCTATTTGCGAAAGCTCCGATACTTTTCGTAAGGATGTTTCTATACCGGAAGTGCAGCGCGGGGATTTAATTGCCATACGCAGCGCCGGTGCTTATGGAGAAGTGATGCGAAGTGCATATAACCTTCGGGAGGCAAATCCTTCTGTTTATTCAGATGATATTGATGAAATAGAATAG
- a CDS encoding amino acid permease, with amino-acid sequence MKHEKLAKELGLSDVYAIATGAMFSSGFFLLPGLAAAETGPSVFLAYFVSGLIVLPTMFSVAELATAMPRAGGTYYIIDRSLGPMIGTIGGYGSWLALVLKSAFALIGMGAYISIFYEVPIVPVAIILTIVFGILNVVGAKETTFLQKVLVAALVSIMAFYIIQGVFAVFNMDIVKITREQFTPFFIDGYYGFFATVGMVFVSYAGLTKVASIAEEVKNPDRNIPLGMFLAIATAVFVYVIGVYIMVALLEPEAFREDLTPVATAGEVFLDWLPEPTGLILVVIAAVAAFASTGNAGIMSASRYPMAMARDKLINERFAKLSKLGTPLWSVVATVLMMIFFLVAFNVAEVAKLASAFQLLLFGLLNLAVIVMRESKIEEYDPGFNSPFYPWIQIAGIILSIVLIFEMGGLSILFTLVVSVFGVIWFKYYAADKVDRQGAIFHVHARLGENKDQGLEHEMRTILREKGLRQEDPYEEMISRARVLEFSGSTSYDEILTATSEEFAEQLGKNPNELYDMLSQLEEDRIIPIAKGVALNHARMKEKVEPEMVLVRVKDGLEVDKLKNLDSKKAGAEKLSCLLFFISSDENSGQHLRILAHVAEMVGTKNFLDRWVNAENEAELKEILLRDERFIRLILNPEDKTDEFIGKMIKDVSLPGQSLITIIRRKDQIKIPHGITVLQEGDELSIIGEIEDIKELKKLLK; translated from the coding sequence ATGAAGCACGAAAAATTAGCTAAAGAATTAGGCCTCTCAGATGTATATGCGATTGCAACAGGGGCTATGTTTAGCTCGGGGTTTTTTCTATTACCTGGTCTGGCCGCTGCAGAAACAGGCCCATCCGTATTTCTCGCTTATTTTGTTTCCGGGTTGATTGTATTGCCCACCATGTTTAGTGTAGCTGAATTGGCTACTGCCATGCCCAGGGCCGGAGGAACCTATTACATCATAGACAGAAGTCTCGGCCCAATGATTGGAACCATCGGGGGCTACGGTTCGTGGCTGGCACTGGTACTAAAAAGTGCGTTTGCCTTAATCGGGATGGGGGCCTACATCTCCATTTTTTATGAAGTGCCTATAGTTCCTGTAGCGATCATCCTGACGATTGTTTTCGGGATTTTAAATGTAGTAGGAGCCAAAGAGACTACATTCTTGCAAAAAGTTCTGGTTGCTGCATTGGTTTCCATAATGGCGTTCTACATTATTCAGGGTGTTTTTGCTGTGTTCAATATGGATATCGTTAAGATTACCAGGGAGCAATTCACCCCTTTCTTTATTGATGGATATTATGGCTTCTTTGCCACGGTAGGGATGGTTTTTGTTTCTTATGCGGGACTTACCAAAGTGGCTAGTATAGCCGAAGAGGTGAAAAACCCGGACCGGAATATTCCACTGGGTATGTTTCTCGCGATAGCAACGGCGGTTTTTGTATATGTAATTGGCGTTTATATCATGGTGGCGCTACTTGAACCGGAAGCGTTCCGTGAGGATTTAACACCGGTAGCTACTGCAGGAGAAGTATTTTTAGACTGGCTGCCAGAACCAACGGGGCTGATTTTGGTAGTGATTGCAGCGGTGGCTGCTTTTGCCTCAACAGGTAACGCAGGTATTATGTCGGCTTCCCGGTATCCTATGGCGATGGCACGAGATAAGCTGATTAATGAACGTTTCGCCAAACTAAGTAAGCTTGGAACGCCCCTATGGTCGGTAGTAGCAACCGTGTTGATGATGATTTTCTTCCTTGTTGCTTTTAATGTGGCAGAAGTGGCCAAGTTAGCCAGTGCATTCCAGTTATTGTTATTTGGTCTGTTGAACCTTGCCGTTATCGTGATGCGGGAAAGTAAAATTGAGGAATACGACCCTGGTTTCAATTCACCTTTCTACCCATGGATTCAGATTGCCGGGATCATATTGTCGATTGTATTGATTTTTGAGATGGGTGGGCTTTCCATTCTATTTACTCTTGTAGTGAGTGTATTTGGTGTAATCTGGTTCAAGTATTATGCAGCTGACAAGGTAGATCGTCAAGGTGCTATTTTCCATGTTCATGCCCGGTTGGGGGAAAATAAAGATCAGGGGCTAGAGCACGAAATGAGAACCATTTTAAGAGAAAAAGGCCTTCGCCAGGAAGACCCTTATGAAGAAATGATCTCAAGGGCCAGGGTACTGGAGTTCTCAGGATCCACCAGTTACGATGAAATTCTGACGGCTACCAGTGAGGAATTTGCCGAACAACTGGGTAAAAACCCCAATGAATTGTACGACATGCTTTCTCAGTTGGAAGAAGACCGAATTATCCCTATTGCTAAAGGGGTGGCTCTTAATCATGCCCGGATGAAAGAAAAGGTAGAGCCGGAGATGGTGCTGGTACGGGTAAAAGACGGATTGGAAGTGGACAAGCTTAAAAATCTGGATTCCAAAAAAGCCGGCGCAGAAAAATTAAGCTGCCTGTTATTTTTTATCAGTTCAGATGAAAACTCAGGACAGCATTTGAGGATTTTGGCTCATGTTGCTGAAATGGTAGGCACAAAGAACTTCCTTGACCGGTGGGTGAATGCAGAAAATGAAGCGGAACTGAAAGAAATTTTGCTGCGTGACGAGCGCTTTATCCGCCTCATCCTGAATCCGGAGGATAAAACTGATGAGTTTATCGGGAAAATGATTAAAGATGTGTCTTTGCCGGGACAAAGCCTGATTACCATTATCCGGAGGAAAGACCAGATCAAAATCCCGCATGGAATCACCGTACTCCAGGAAGGGGATGAGCTCTCCATTATCGGAGAGATTGAGGACATTAAAGAGCTGAAAAAGCTGCTAAAGTAA